ATTGCCAAACCGAGAAAATTTACAAAACCTAGATGATTGGGAACATTTTGTTTTGTCCTTACAGACTCTCACAAAAGAAGAAAAAAAATGGCCCGTATCGATTTTTGCCATTTGTGCTTCCTTTGATGGAAAATTAAACACAGAAGAACTAAATGCTTTTGAAGGTCTCAGTGATCACTCACCTACTTGGATTTTGGAACGAGTGCGGTATTTGAGTGAAACCATCCAAAATGGGGAACTTACAGAATCTTTCCTTTGGATGGAAAAAATCCTTCCAAAAGAATGAATCACTTAAGATACTAATGTTTTAGTCTAAAGGAAACATAGGAGAAAATATGGCACAAGTAACACTCAAAGGAAATCCCGTCCCTCTCGAAGGATCCATCCCAAAACCTGGAGACAAAGCTCCCGATTTTAAAGTCGCCAAACAAGATTTAAGTGATATTTCCTTAAAAGATTTAGCAGGAAAGGTAAAAATCCTCGTAGCAGTACCGAGCCTTGACACTCCTGTTTGTGCCATCGAAACTAAAAAATTCAATGAAAAAGTCGCTAAAGAAAATGGAATCACAACTCTCATCATCTCTGGTGACCTTCCTTTTGCCATGAAACGATTTTGTTCCACAGAAGGCATTGACTCAGACAATTTGATCACCGGTTCCCAGTTTAAAGATTTTTCTTTTTCCAAAAACTACGGAACGCATATCTCTGGAGGACCACTTGCAGGTCTTTCTGCAAGGGCCGTTTTTGTTGTGGATAAAGACGATGTTGTTCGCTATTCGGAACTTGTTCCTGAAATCGGTAGTGAACCAAATTACGACACCGTTCTTGCAGAAGCTAAGAAACTGGTTTAGTTAACGAATGGATTTGGCAGGGGAGGTTCCACTTTTCTGCCAATCCTTTGATTGTTGCGACCAAATCCTCATCAAAACTAAAAAACACCACCTTCCATTCCTCACCTGCGTTTAAAATACATTGTAAGGTATATTCCAAAGCGGCATTCCGCCGAACATTGTCCATGTGCCGGAAAGGTTCGTCTAACAATAAATAGGGGAGATTGTATTGGGTTCCAATCCTAAAAGCATATTCCAAACGTAATACATAGGAAATTTGTTCGCGAGTTCCCGTGGACAATTGGCCAAATCCCATCTTAGCTTCGTTTGTTTTCGTTTCTATTTGGATCTCATCTGAAAATCCATCCCATTTGATTTGCCTTGTGGGAAGAGATCCTTTGATGGCATCCATTCTGTTTTGTAAGGAACGAACAAGAGAAGACATTTTATCAGTACTCTCCGCTTCCATTTCCGAAAAGAGTTCAATGAGCACTTCAAAGGCTTGGTAATTCTTTTCGAGTTCTGCTTTTTTCTTTTCTTTGGACTCGAGATTTTTTTTAGAACTTTCCCATTCTTTTTGGGCAGGAACCATTTGGGATTCCAAAACGGCTTTCCCTGTATCTAATTTTTTTTCTAAGTCAACGATCCTTTGTTCCAAATTACGAATGGATTCTGATCGTTCTTTGATTAAATTCTCTAACTTTTGTTTGTTTGTGCGATCTTCAAGTTCAAAACTTTTCCCAATTCCTTTTTTCTCCCAATCAGTGATTTTGTCTTTGAGTTTGAGTTTGAGGGCTTCCGTGTCAGTGGTTCCCCATTTTTTCCCTTCTAAACGAAGGTTGTCTTCTAAGGTTTTGATTTTATCCTGTTTGAGGCGTGCCTCCACCAAACGTTCGCTCAGTTCCGACAAAGATTTCACGCCCAATGATTGGTAGAGTTTCCTAAGTGAGGATTCAACTTCCTCTAATTCTAGTTTTTCTTTTTTAGATTGGTTTTGTAAGTTTTCTATTTCAGATTCGAGTTTCGTGATTTGTTCTTTTAGGGTTTGAAGTTCTAACTTTTGTTTTGTGTATTCCCTTTCAAACCTTTGGAAGGCCATTTGTAAGGAATCTAAGTGTAAAGAATCTGGTTTCCATTCCCCTAATGTTTTTGTTTCCATCTCACTGGCAATACGCCGAACCATTTCATTCCATTTGGCTTCGTCTTTTTCTGATTTTGTCTCTTTCATCTTTAATCCAAAAAACAATGTGAGCCCTAAAAAGAGAGTAAGAGGTAGATACATCCAAAAACCAAAATCCGAAAATAAAACGGCTAATAGAGAAATGAGAACTCCCATAAAAGAAACAAAGGCCAAATTTCTGTTTTTTGGAATCCAAGTGACAACGGAAATCACAGGGTAATCTTCTTGGAATTTGCGAACTGTTTCCTTCCAAGTTTCAAATGATGGGAAAAAGGATTCAAGTGATTGGAATTTCGATTCGGATTGTGATTTTAAGATTTTTGTGGAATCCTTTTTAGAATCTAAGGAATCCATATGTTCTTTTTGTATGTTGATTTTTTGTGTTTTAGAGCGAATGGATTCTTCTAGATCTTTTGCTTTTTTTTCCGCATCCGCTTGTAAATGGTTTCCGTCTTTTTTGTTAGCTGAAGAGTACATTTCCCATTGTAAAATCTGTTGGTAGACACGGTCTGCATCTGAATGGAGTTCTTTTTCTTTTAACTCTTCGAATTGTTTTTGGAAATTGGACTGATCCAGTTTCAGATTTTCTACTTCGTCTTTTTTAGTTTGTCGTTCCAATTCTAAAGTAGGCAGTTCGGCAAATTGGTTTGAGATTTGGTTTAGATTGCGGTCACTCAAATCAAATCTTTGTTTGGCGGCGTCCAACTCAGACAAAGCTGTATTCCAATCTTTTACAACTTTACGATTCCCAGTTTTCGAAACTTGGATTTCGGCTTGTTCTTTTAAGTGAGAAGGGTTATAACCACTATCAAAAATGGATTGTTCGATGACTTGTATGAGTTCTTTTTCCGAACCCACATCCATATTCCCTTCTCGGATCACAAGGGAGTTTAAGTATAAATTTTGAGAAAGAGATTGTTTGGAAACTCCCAAATCGGATTTACGATTGGCTTGGTACCTGGCATTGAGGATGGTTCCATACTTTGTACTGCCAACTACTTTGACTAGGGCTGATACAAACGCGTCTAAGATGGTTGTTTTTCCAGATTCGTTGGGGCCAGTGAACACAGTGATCCGTTCGATGGGAAATTCTTTCGATGTAAAGATTCCAAAGTTTTCTAATTTCAGATTCATTTTACTTTCCCTCCATCTAAAATAAAACGAATGCCTGTCACACGAGTGTGTCTCCACAAACTCGGATCCATTTGGTTTTTTCGTTCATTCATTTTGTCTAAAAATTGTTTGATGAATTCGTTTTCCGAGATGTGTTGGATGACAACAATTTGTGATTCGTCAGGATCAAATTCACAAATTCGAAATTTTGGTTTCCATTCCTTTTGAATGGTGTCTTGGAATTTTTGTTTACCATCCATCGAATCCACATACCCAACAAAACGAAAACAAATCCAATCATTTAGATTTGTATTTTGTAAGTATTCTTCTGGACTGAACTCTGGATTTCCATCCGTATCTAAACTAACAATGATTTCACGGTATTCGCCAGCAGATAACCAAGGAATAAATTCTCTTCGAACGTTTCCATTTTCCACTTCTAGGAGAATCCCACCTCTTGGTCCTACCTCCCCTTTCCTCCAAACACGAGATGAACCCGCATATCCGACGTTACATTTTCCAACACTTCCAAATCGATGCCGGTGTAAATGCCCGATGGCAAGATAATCTAAATCTAGAGATTGTAGTAAATTGGGATCTAAATAAGAACCACCTTCTTCCTCTTCTTCTTGTAAGCCTGTGAAACTCATCCCAGACACGGTCCCATGCGCAAGACCGATCCGTATTTTTGTTTGTTTTGCGGGAGGGGGGTTTAGTAAAATTTCGGAATAATTGTCTTGGTGAGGAATGGCAACAAATTCAATTCCATTTTCTTCGAATAAGGTGTAAGGAAGTTCGTCGAGTAGGATTACTTTTTTCGACCAATCGTACGCACGATAGTTGTTCTGATTTCCTTTTTTTTCTAAGACCTCGTGGTTCCCTGGTAAAAAATACACAAGTCCAGAATAAGAAGAAACAAGTTTTACAAAGGAAGAACGTAAGGCTTCTAAATCAGGAAAGGTATTGAATACATCCCCACAAAATAAAATCCGTTCGCAAGATTTGGATTCTGCGGTTTCTAATATTTCTCTGAGAACCGAGAGAGAATAGGATTCTTCTTCTTTGGAAGATGAGGAAAGATGGAGGTCTGATACTTGTAAGAACTTCATATATGTTTGTTTCAGGGAGAGTATACCTCCCCCCTAGGACAAAGTACAGAAGTTCGAGAAAAAAAGCAAGACCCGTTAAACGACTCTGTCTTTTTTGAATCCCGCAATATTGTCTTTGGAAAATCCCAACTGGGAGAGAATTTCCTCGGTGTGTTCCCCGTGTTCTGGTGGGTCATTCCGATAGACAAATGGAGTTTCCGAAAAATGAAACGGAGAACCAAACTGTAAGATAGGTCCATATTTTGGATGGTTGCGTTCGATGACCATCCCTCTTTCTTTCATGTGTGGGTCTTCTGTGACTTCTTTCATATTCAAAATCGGAGATAAACAAGCATCCGTATTATCAAAAATAGGTTGTAAGTCCGCATACGTTTTTGACTTAAAAAAATCAGTTAACTTTTGTTTGATGATAGGAAAATTTTCTTCCGTCATTGGATGGTCTTTGGTTAAAGATTCCATACCTGCGGCACGTAAAAAAGTTTGGAAAAACATATCTTCCAAAGCACCAAGTGCAACATAACGACCTTCTTTGGTTTCATATACATCATAATTTGGTAATTTACCAGATAGGATATCATTGCCTGCTTCTGGAGAAACCCCTGATGCCGATAATATGCCACCATACAATGAGATGAATTGAACCGACGCGTCCGTCATAGAAATATCGATCTTTTGTCCTTTGCCTGTTTTTTCTCGGTAGTAGAGGGCTGCAAGGATTGCAGAAAGTGCAGTGAGTGTTCCCCCACCTACATCGGCCATTTGGAAACCAGCGGGCCTTGGTGGGTTTCCTGTTTGGTCAAGGACACCTGAGATCGCTAAGTAATTGAGATCATGACCCGCAAAGTCTACGTACTTACCACTTGTTCCGTAACCAGAAATACCACAGTAAATAAGCCTTGGGAATTTTTCTTTTAAGACATCATAACCAATTCCCATCTTATCCATTCCATCAGGACGAAATCCTTCCAATAGAATATCAGCATCTTCTAATAGTTTGAATAAAATCTCTTTTGCTTGTTCTCGTTTTAGATTGAGAGTGATCGCTTTTTTGTTCCGATTGAGCATCATAAAAAGAGCAGGGTATCCTGTTTTCCCTTTGAACATGGCTCTTGATCCATCATAAGCACGAGGGTTTTCTATTTTAATCACTTCGGCTCCCATATCAGCAAGGTGTTGGGAACAAAGGGGGCCTGGAAGGAGTAAGGATAAGTCCACGACTTTCACTCCTGAAAGTGGTCCTTTTTGATTTGGATTTGTGTTTTCTTTCATATTGTTTTATTGCAATTCCTGGAAATTATTTTCTGATTTTGGGCTTTTTTCTCGTAGAATAAAGAGGGAGAACCCTGAATGGGATTCATTAGAGGACAATTCGAATACAAATTCAAACTTAGATTCTCGCATGCCCTCATTTTCCTAACCTCTTTATTCTTATCTTGTCAATCGATAACTCCCGTTAATTTACAGATGTTATTCGGTTCCTTTTTTGTTTCAGCGACCGGACAAGGTTCTGTGATTTATGAAGCTCCAAATTTTTTATTCACGAGTGAAAATGGAAAACAAGCAGAATTCGTAATCCGTTTGAACATTGAACCGAACAGTTCAGTGAGAATTGGCCCCGTAACGATCTCTGATCCAACAGAAGGAGTTTTATTATCAGATACCTTTATCGATTTTACTACAGACAATTGGGACTCACCGCATACTATACGTTTGGCGGGAGTAGATGATCTATTATTTGATGGGAACCAGAATTATCGAGTTCAATTGGGAAGTATTTTAACCACAGACATTCGATTTTCCACCCAACCACTCCCTGTCCTTCTTGTGGTGAACACAGACAATGAATCATCAGGTGTAGCCGCAAGCCCAGTCTTTGGCCTACTTACCTCTGAAACAGGGGAAACTGGTCAAATTTCCTATGTCTTACAAACAAGACCCATGCAAGATGTCTACATCCGCAACTTCCTATCCAATGATACAACAGAAGCAACAGTAGAATCTGTTGAAGTTGTCTTTACTCCTAATAACTGGGATGTTCCCCAATCGGTAACGGTTACGGGAGTAGATGATTTTAGTGTGGATGATAGCACGTTTCAAATCTCAGCTGACCCAACCATTTCTTTTGACCCTGCTTATATGGGTAAACCTGTCCCCATCATCACGGGAACCAATGTGGATGATGATGTCGCTGGATTCACTGTTGTGAATTTATCAGGGCTCACAACAACAGAATCAGGAGGAGCTGTTTCCTTTGGTGTTGTCTTAAATACACTTCCCACTAATAATGTGACAATTTCTTCCATCGTTGCCACACCCGCAACAGAAGCCTCTGCCAGTCCCAGTTCTCTTACCTTTGCGCCCTCAGAGTGGTTCACACCCAAAATCATCACTGTCACTGGCATCGATGAATTCGTTGTAGACGGGTCACAAACAGTATCCATTGTTTCCAGTGCGGCCACTTCCTCTGATACAGATTACAATGGTTTGGCGGGACCAGTATTCCCTTCGGTAACAAACACCGATGATGATGTTCCAGGATTTGTTCTCACATCCCCAGGTAGTTTGACTATTTCTGAAAACGGAGGGATCTTAAATTTTGCCATCCGACTTTCTTCCCAACCACCTCCTGGATTCACAGTTACCCTAACAGGAATTAACGAAAACAATTCTATAACTAATGTAAACACCAATAGTTTGGTATTTACAAACGCCAATTGGAACATCGACCAAACAGTCCAAATCACAACGAATAATAATTATATCGATGAAGACACAAGGACTGTGACTTTACAATTTGGGTCCGTAGATACAGGTGGGACTGCCGATCCTGTGTATAATAGCGTCACTCCCCCAACACAAGTGAGTCTTTCAGTAACCGATGAAGATACAGCGGGGATCACAGTGACTCCTGTTGGGGGGCTTGTCGTTCATGAAAACGGAACACCTTTTACAGAAACCTTTACAGTGGTTCTAAATTCACAGCCTACTCAAACAGTAAACATCTCTTCTATCACATCCAGTAACACTTCGGAAATCACAGTTTCACCAGCATCCCTATCCTTTACCACAGCCAACTGGAATACTCCACAAACTATCACCATTACATCTGTGTTAGATGGTGTTGATGATGGAGACCAAAATGTAAACATCAATTTTAGTAATTCAAGCTCAACCGATTCCAAATACAATTCGATTTCCATACCAGCAGTCACAACCATCAATACGGATAGTAATGAACCCCTTGTTCGAATCCAAAACCTTTCTGCCTCTTCGATTGAGGAAAACGGTACATCCACAATCACCTTTGAAATTCGTTTGTCTCTAAAACCGAATTCGAATGTGACCATTGGCCCCATCACAGCGTCCGATGGAACAGAAACAGTATTGCTGAATAGCACATCGGGTGTTGCGGCATCACGAACACTTACATTTACACCCACAAATTCACAAGTCGCCAACTATTCAGGGAATACGAGTGAAAGTGGATGGGATGTACCACAAACCATCACCATTCGTTCTGTTGCCGATTCTTTTGATGACGGAAACATACCGGTCACCATCCATATCCCACAAGCAAATGGATCATATTTTACGGGACTTTATCCAACAGGTGCGATCCCAGGTTATACGGATACGAACGGAAATTTGGTGGTGACTATCACTGATAATGATACAAAAGGTTTTACTTTTTCCACAACCACACTCAATCTCACAGAAGGTGATGCAGACGGAACGTTTACAGTGCGACTCAATGCTGCTCCCTGTGACACTCCAGGAAATTTGAGTGTTTGTGCTAGTGGTTCTGTTACCATTCCGATCTCAGCGGAAAGCTTTTCCCTCCCTGATACGACGCAGTATACAGTTTCTCCCGCAAGTTTAACCTTTACCCATACCAATTATGCATCACCCCAAACAGTCACGATTTCCATTGTGAATGATTCCATTAACGAATCCAACACGAGAACCCATACACTTGCGTTAGGTGCTATTTCTGGTTCTGGGACTGACTACGAAGGGATGAATCCCAGTGATGTTACCATCAATATCACGGATAACGATAACCCTTCTCCAAAAATTCTTTTTACCTTAGATACAGGCCAACCTTACTTCACAACAGAATCAGGATTTTCCACCTTTTATAGTTTGCGACTTGGCAGCCGACCCATTCCAGGGAATTCAGTCACAGTCACCTTAACCACATCCGATAACACTGAAGGGATGATAAATGACGGCGGAACTCCCGTTAGCACCAAACAATATGTTTTTACCGATGCCAATTGGAGTACATCCGTTCCCGTAGAAATTTTAGGAGTCTCAGATGCCTTAAGTGATGGAAACGTTAGTTATTCGATCACAGTTTCAGGAACAGAAACAGGTTCCTTTCCTTCCTGGTATGATAGTTTTTTGGCAAGCACGGGAAACACGGCAAGTCTTGTGAATTATAGTGTTTCGGAAAATCCAGTCACCGTCATCACTCCGCAAGTCATGGTACGTGCGGAAAATGCTGGCTCCTTTTCCATCTACATCTTACTCAGCCAAGCACCAACAGATGATGTGACCATTCCCATTTCTCTTCCTTCCAGTTTTCCTTGTACCTTGTTTACAGGGCCCACTGTTTCTCAATTTTCCCTCTCCACAAATACAGTGACCATCACAAGTGCCAATTGGAATGCCATTGGTGTCCATAATACAATTACGGTGACACCTTTTGATGATTCTGTGGATGATGGGAATGTGTCTTGTCCTATCACAATAGGTATACTTTCCTCAAGTGATGGATTTTATAATAACGTGAATCCTTATCCATCGGCAAACTACCCCGAACTTACGTTAAACGACAATGATACAGCAGGGATCACCACTTCTGGATTCACACCAACATCAGTCATCACATCCCAATCAGGGGCAAATTCTGAGTTTTACATCCATCTGAACTCACAACCCACAGCGGATGTCACCATCAATTTTGCAACAACACCAGGAGGTCTCGTCCAGTTCCCAACGGCACCACTTACCTTCACTCCTTCCAATTTTGGAACGGGACAACTTGTCACGATCCTTGGTCAGGACACAGCGGATGTATTGGATGTGAATTATAACATCACTCCCCAAATCACATCCAGTGAATCAGGAACTGGATTTTCGCCTTCGACGATTTATAGTGCCCTCACACCTTCTTCGATTCCTGGTGTGCATCTCTATCATATTTACGACATCATCCCGTGTACGGATCCAAATCCCATGGCGGCCTGCGGAACATCTCCGAATGTTTCGGGTGGGCTTGTCACATCACCTAACTTAATCACGACGGAATCTGGTATCCAATCCCGATTCCAAGTCCGATTAAGGGCAAGACCCACTTCCAATGTCACCATTGGTGTATCGAGCTCTAATGTTGCCGAAGGAACAACCTCTCTTTCGAGTCTAACTTTTACATCCAGTGATTGGAATAACTTTCAAAATGTTGTGATCACTGGCGCTAACGATGGCTTGGTGGATGGGAATGTATTGTATTCGATTTTGTTTGGATCATTAACAGGAGGTGGATCAGGATTTAACGGTGAAACTTTGCCAAGTCTATCTGTCACAAACCAGGACAATGACTAAACAAATTCTCTGCGTTACCGAAGAGAATCAAAACACAATCACGAGGGAGTATTGATTCTCTAAGGACTATTGTACAT
The sequence above is a segment of the Leptospira sp. WS39.C2 genome. Coding sequences within it:
- the tpx gene encoding thiol peroxidase → MAQVTLKGNPVPLEGSIPKPGDKAPDFKVAKQDLSDISLKDLAGKVKILVAVPSLDTPVCAIETKKFNEKVAKENGITTLIISGDLPFAMKRFCSTEGIDSDNLITGSQFKDFSFSKNYGTHISGGPLAGLSARAVFVVDKDDVVRYSELVPEIGSEPNYDTVLAEAKKLV
- a CDS encoding ATP-binding protein, coding for MNLKLENFGIFTSKEFPIERITVFTGPNESGKTTILDAFVSALVKVVGSTKYGTILNARYQANRKSDLGVSKQSLSQNLYLNSLVIREGNMDVGSEKELIQVIEQSIFDSGYNPSHLKEQAEIQVSKTGNRKVVKDWNTALSELDAAKQRFDLSDRNLNQISNQFAELPTLELERQTKKDEVENLKLDQSNFQKQFEELKEKELHSDADRVYQQILQWEMYSSANKKDGNHLQADAEKKAKDLEESIRSKTQKINIQKEHMDSLDSKKDSTKILKSQSESKFQSLESFFPSFETWKETVRKFQEDYPVISVVTWIPKNRNLAFVSFMGVLISLLAVLFSDFGFWMYLPLTLFLGLTLFFGLKMKETKSEKDEAKWNEMVRRIASEMETKTLGEWKPDSLHLDSLQMAFQRFEREYTKQKLELQTLKEQITKLESEIENLQNQSKKEKLELEEVESSLRKLYQSLGVKSLSELSERLVEARLKQDKIKTLEDNLRLEGKKWGTTDTEALKLKLKDKITDWEKKGIGKSFELEDRTNKQKLENLIKERSESIRNLEQRIVDLEKKLDTGKAVLESQMVPAQKEWESSKKNLESKEKKKAELEKNYQAFEVLIELFSEMEAESTDKMSSLVRSLQNRMDAIKGSLPTRQIKWDGFSDEIQIETKTNEAKMGFGQLSTGTREQISYVLRLEYAFRIGTQYNLPYLLLDEPFRHMDNVRRNAALEYTLQCILNAGEEWKVVFFSFDEDLVATIKGLAEKWNLPCQIHSLTKPVS
- a CDS encoding exonuclease SbcCD subunit D, with the translated sequence MKFLQVSDLHLSSSSKEEESYSLSVLREILETAESKSCERILFCGDVFNTFPDLEALRSSFVKLVSSYSGLVYFLPGNHEVLEKKGNQNNYRAYDWSKKVILLDELPYTLFEENGIEFVAIPHQDNYSEILLNPPPAKQTKIRIGLAHGTVSGMSFTGLQEEEEEGGSYLDPNLLQSLDLDYLAIGHLHRHRFGSVGKCNVGYAGSSRVWRKGEVGPRGGILLEVENGNVRREFIPWLSAGEYREIIVSLDTDGNPEFSPEEYLQNTNLNDWICFRFVGYVDSMDGKQKFQDTIQKEWKPKFRICEFDPDESQIVVIQHISENEFIKQFLDKMNERKNQMDPSLWRHTRVTGIRFILDGGKVK
- a CDS encoding CaiB/BaiF CoA transferase family protein; this translates as MKENTNPNQKGPLSGVKVVDLSLLLPGPLCSQHLADMGAEVIKIENPRAYDGSRAMFKGKTGYPALFMMLNRNKKAITLNLKREQAKEILFKLLEDADILLEGFRPDGMDKMGIGYDVLKEKFPRLIYCGISGYGTSGKYVDFAGHDLNYLAISGVLDQTGNPPRPAGFQMADVGGGTLTALSAILAALYYREKTGKGQKIDISMTDASVQFISLYGGILSASGVSPEAGNDILSGKLPNYDVYETKEGRYVALGALEDMFFQTFLRAAGMESLTKDHPMTEENFPIIKQKLTDFFKSKTYADLQPIFDNTDACLSPILNMKEVTEDPHMKERGMVIERNHPKYGPILQFGSPFHFSETPFVYRNDPPEHGEHTEEILSQLGFSKDNIAGFKKDRVV
- a CDS encoding beta strand repeat-containing protein; this encodes MGFIRGQFEYKFKLRFSHALIFLTSLFLSCQSITPVNLQMLFGSFFVSATGQGSVIYEAPNFLFTSENGKQAEFVIRLNIEPNSSVRIGPVTISDPTEGVLLSDTFIDFTTDNWDSPHTIRLAGVDDLLFDGNQNYRVQLGSILTTDIRFSTQPLPVLLVVNTDNESSGVAASPVFGLLTSETGETGQISYVLQTRPMQDVYIRNFLSNDTTEATVESVEVVFTPNNWDVPQSVTVTGVDDFSVDDSTFQISADPTISFDPAYMGKPVPIITGTNVDDDVAGFTVVNLSGLTTTESGGAVSFGVVLNTLPTNNVTISSIVATPATEASASPSSLTFAPSEWFTPKIITVTGIDEFVVDGSQTVSIVSSAATSSDTDYNGLAGPVFPSVTNTDDDVPGFVLTSPGSLTISENGGILNFAIRLSSQPPPGFTVTLTGINENNSITNVNTNSLVFTNANWNIDQTVQITTNNNYIDEDTRTVTLQFGSVDTGGTADPVYNSVTPPTQVSLSVTDEDTAGITVTPVGGLVVHENGTPFTETFTVVLNSQPTQTVNISSITSSNTSEITVSPASLSFTTANWNTPQTITITSVLDGVDDGDQNVNINFSNSSSTDSKYNSISIPAVTTINTDSNEPLVRIQNLSASSIEENGTSTITFEIRLSLKPNSNVTIGPITASDGTETVLLNSTSGVAASRTLTFTPTNSQVANYSGNTSESGWDVPQTITIRSVADSFDDGNIPVTIHIPQANGSYFTGLYPTGAIPGYTDTNGNLVVTITDNDTKGFTFSTTTLNLTEGDADGTFTVRLNAAPCDTPGNLSVCASGSVTIPISAESFSLPDTTQYTVSPASLTFTHTNYASPQTVTISIVNDSINESNTRTHTLALGAISGSGTDYEGMNPSDVTINITDNDNPSPKILFTLDTGQPYFTTESGFSTFYSLRLGSRPIPGNSVTVTLTTSDNTEGMINDGGTPVSTKQYVFTDANWSTSVPVEILGVSDALSDGNVSYSITVSGTETGSFPSWYDSFLASTGNTASLVNYSVSENPVTVITPQVMVRAENAGSFSIYILLSQAPTDDVTIPISLPSSFPCTLFTGPTVSQFSLSTNTVTITSANWNAIGVHNTITVTPFDDSVDDGNVSCPITIGILSSSDGFYNNVNPYPSANYPELTLNDNDTAGITTSGFTPTSVITSQSGANSEFYIHLNSQPTADVTINFATTPGGLVQFPTAPLTFTPSNFGTGQLVTILGQDTADVLDVNYNITPQITSSESGTGFSPSTIYSALTPSSIPGVHLYHIYDIIPCTDPNPMAACGTSPNVSGGLVTSPNLITTESGIQSRFQVRLRARPTSNVTIGVSSSNVAEGTTSLSSLTFTSSDWNNFQNVVITGANDGLVDGNVLYSILFGSLTGGGSGFNGETLPSLSVTNQDND